The DNA sequence AAAGCTGTTTCCCAAATTCCCCTGAAAAAGCTGCCCCAAAAACTTGCCATACTGCACCAGAATAGGCTGATCCAGACCATAGGCCGTAATCATAGCCTCCTTAGCTTCGGGGGTCATTTGCGGGCTCACCATCAACGAAACAGGGTCAGAGGGCATCAGGCGCACAATGAAAAATGTAAGCGAAACAGAAATGAATATGGTAAGCAGACCACGGCAAATGCGGCGAATCAAATAATGGCTCATTGGTTGCCCCCCTCCCTTGCAAAATGGCAGCGTACATAGTGCCCCTCTCCCACTTCCAACAGCTTGGGCTCTTTTTCAAAGCAAACAGGCTCTGCCTTGAAGCACCGCTGGCAAAAACGGCAGCCATTCGGCGGATTAACCGGGCTTGGAATATCGCCTTGCAGCAAAATACGCTCCTGCCGGCTGGCGGTGGAAGGCTCCGGTATTGCCGAAATCAATGCTTGTGTATAGGGGTGAGTATCCTCGCCAAATAGGGCATCATAGGGGGCGATCTCCATTACCTTGCCCAAATACATAACAAGAATGCGGTCGCTGATATAGCGAACAACGGCCAGGTCGTGCCCAATGAATACATATGTGAGGTTGCGCTGCCTTTTCAGCTCGTTAAACAGGTTCAAAATCTGTGCCTGAACCGAAACATCCAATGCTGAAACTGATTCATCGCAAAACAGCAGCCTTGGCTGTGTGGCAAGTGCCCGGGCAATGCCTATGCGCTGCCGCTGCCCGCCCGAAAATTCATGAGGAAAACGGTCATACACCTCGGGCTGCAAACCAATGGTCTGCAAAAGCTCCTGCACCTGTGCTTTGGCATCCGCCTTGGATTTTGCCAGCCCATAGTGAAGCATTGGTTCTGCAATGGCGTCGCCCACTTTAATCTTGGGGTTAAGCGATGCATAGGGGTCCTGAAAAATCATTTGCATCTGGCGGCGCAGATTGGCAGCATCACACTTTTTAAAGTTGGTAATCTCTTTGCCTTCATACAGCACCTTGCCGCCGCTGGTTTTGGTCAGTGCCAAAATGGCACGGGCAAGGGTGGATTTTCCTGAACCGGATTCCCCCACGATTCCCATGGTTTCGCCTTCATAAAGCGTAAACGAAACATCTTCAACCGCATGCACCTTTTGACTGGGGCCAAAGAGAGTTTTGCTTTTTACCGGAAAAAACTTGCTGAGGTTTTGCACCTCCAGAAGCGGCACTTTGTTTTCATGCATCACCGGTCACCTCCCCTTCAAAATTCAGCCAGCACTGCACCAAATGGTCGCTTCCCACCTGTTTGAGGGGTGGCACCTCATCACTGCACTGGTCCATATAGTGAGCACAGCGGTCGGCAAAGCGGCAGCCACTGCCAAAATCATATACTGTCGGCACCGTTCCGGGGATGGTGTAAAGAGGCTCTTTGCTGCTGCGAATGGTGGGAACCGATGCCATAAGCCCTTTGGTGTAGGGGTGCAGAGGGTTATCAAACACAGCTGCCAAGGTGCCCCTCTCCACCGCACGCCCGGCATACATGACAACAATCTCTTCGCAGATTTCAGCCACCACACCCAAATTGTGGGTGATCACTACAAGGCCGCCGCTGCCTTTCAGATGCCGCATCAAATCCAAAATCTGCGCCTGCACCGTAACATCCAGCGCTGTGGTGGGCTCATCTGCAATTAGAAGAGCCGGTTCGTTTATAATGGCCATGGCAATCATGACACGCTGCCGCATACCGCCTGAAAATTCATGGGGATATTGTGAAAGCCGGGTTTCCGGGTTGGAAATGCCTACAGCAGTTAACACTTCCATCACACGCTTTTCCACTTCCTGCTGTGCAAGCTGTGGATGATGGAGCCGCACAATTTCGCTTATTTGAAAACCAATGGTAAGCACAGGATTCAGCGCTGTCATAGGTTCCTGAAAAATCATGGAGATTCGATTGCCCCGCACCTTGGCGATTTCTCTTTCGTCCATTTCCAGCAGATTTCTGCCTTCAAACAAAATTTCTCCGCCCTGAACAACCGCTGCATCCGGCAGCAGGCGCATCATCGAAAGGCTGGTCATACTTTTGCCGCAGCCAGATTCCCCCACAATGCCCAATGCACGCCCCGGCTCCACGTTGAAAGACACTCGATCCAGCAGGTTAAAAACCTGTCCGTCGTCGTCCAAAAAACCCATGCTATACTCTTTAAATTCAACGATGGCTGGCATGATTTTTATTCCCCCATTCCACACGCTTCACTTTATCTTGCTAACTGATAAATTTGATAAAGCGATTTATTTAATTTAAAAGGCCCCATGTGAATAAAAAACAATGGGCGCCTTTGCCTTTAGCTTGTTTATTTATAAAATTAAGTGACATACTATAAATTTAGGTTTTGTAAAGTTAACAATAATTATAATGTAGTTTTGTGCAAGTTGTAAAGGACATAGGTCACATAACAATTGCATAAACATTTTGGCGTTCTCTATGCCCCCTTTCTCTTATTTCACCAAAATATACTCAAAAAAGTTTTGACCCTCAGCTTTTTATTCTTTGCATTGTTCCACGAAGAATACACCGTGAGGGCACAGCTGTAAAATATATGTTTTTTGTGGGGCCTGTTTCTTTACAAACATATGCCGTTTATGTATAATATAAAATTAATTAATGCCCACTGAACAATTCAAAAATACGATGATTAAAACATATATCATATCTTTTTTTGAATTGTATCCGTAAGTTTTCGTGGTCACAGACACCAAAATTTTACGGATTACAAACGATTTTCTTGTGAAAATCGTTTCAGTGGTTGCAGTAAGGAATGTCTTTGTTCATCCGGAAATATCTTTTGCAAAGATATTTCCGGATGAATGACGCGGCCTTTGCCGCATGAACAAATAGAGTACGATTTGTTCAGTAGACATTAATTACAAACCGGCCTAAAATAAGCCGCACAAACGGGATTTGCCGAGCGAACGATAAGGAAAACACATATGAAAATCATCGACGATCTCAGCCTTCTTGAGTTTTATATTGAAAAGTATGGCTTACAGGAGTATTTCACAAAGAATCTTACCCAAATCGCCGCTCTGCACCAATACGATGCAGATGAAATGCTCGCACACGAAGGCCAGTTGTGTGAATACATCTGGATTTTGGTAAAAGGCGAGTGCATGGCGTATGTCTACACCGCCAACAATAAAATCCACTGCGAATGCTACTTCAAGGATGTTAGCCTGCTGGGTGAAGCCGCAACTCTTTGGAATGAGCCCCCCATGAACAATGTGCGCACATTAACCGAGTGCCACATGGTTTCTATTTTTGCCCCCCAATATCGTGAAACACTGCTGAACGATAACAAGTTTTTGCGTTTTGCCGCCTACACACTGGCCCTGCACGTGCGCCAAAACGTGGTTCATTTTGACCCGTTGGAAACCCGTCTGGCCGGGTTTATTTTGGATGCACACAAAAACGGCGTGTTTCGTTATAACCTCACTCAATGTGCCGATATTATGGAAACCAGCTACCGCCACCTGATGCGGGTGCTTCGCATTATGTGCGACAGCGGGATTCTGATCAAAGGCGAGCGAGGCGATTATCACATCTCCGATTGCGACCACCTGCGGCAAGTAGCCAAAGGTGATATTAAACTAAAAGAACCGTGAGAACACCTGTGGTAACAGATAACACAACTCTAAAATTACATTACAGTTGTGAAGCTATATGAGTATATTATCTCATGCACTGGTGACAAAACACAAAACAGCTCGGCCCGGTATAAAACCCGGCCGAGCTGTTTTGGTAGAATTCAAATGGGGCAGTGATTGTGCTTTTGTAAAAACACACCTAAAAATCCAGGGAGAAAATAACCCCTCTCTTTTAGGGCTGTTTATTTACCTGCAACAACCTTTTTGATTTCATCAGCGCTCAGGCCAATGGCACTGGTAACCTTAATCTCGCCCTTGGCAATTTTATCTTGAAGCTCTTTGATCTTGGTTACGTTCTCTTCCCCAATATACTTGGTGAGATTCTCGTTGTAAACGATACCCACAGCATTCTCCCCAAGACCATAAACCACATTTTCGCCAAACGCTACACTGGCAGGATCAGCGGCATAGTCGGAGCAGAGCTTGAAGAGGGCATTGCCTACTTCTTTAAGGCAGGAAGTCATGATGCTGCCCTCCAGGCCGGTTCCTTTCAGGGTAACAAACTGATCGGAATCAACGCCAATGGCTACGCCGCCATTTTCGGTGACTGCTTCGAACACGCCGTTACCAGCGCCGCCAGCTACCTGGAACATGACATCTGCACCACCGGCAATCTGAGCCTTAGCCAAATCCTTGGCTTTAGCAGTATCAGAAAAACCACCGATATAAGCAGTGGATACTTCGATCTCAGGATCAACATAACGGGCACCCTCGGCATAACCAACAAGGAAGTTGTTGATGGTGGCCGAATCATAGGCACCTACAAAACCGATTTTCTTGTCAGGATTGCCCTGCTCAGAGGTGGTGTAGTAGCCAGCTGCTGCACCGGAAAGGAAACCGGCTTCGTTGGCATCGAACACGATGGAAAGAACGTTATCCAAACCACCGGCGGAGAAATCAAGCTCCTGATCAAACAGGATGAACTTGGTGTCAGGGTATTCTTTAGGAATGGTTTCGAAGGCTTCTTTGTTCTGGTAGCCTACTGAAACAATGATATCTGCGCCATTATCGGCTGCATCATAGAAAGCATCAGGCCAGACAGCGTTGTCGGTGCCCATTTCCACAACTTCAACCTCATACTTATCGCCCAGCTCGGCCAGCACTTTCTGGCTGCCTTCATAAGTGGATTGATAGAAGGAAAGATCGTTGATCCAGCCTACACAGACAACCAGCTTCAGCTTTTCACCGGCGGGAGCAGCAGATTCTGCTGCGGATTCGGCACTTTCACTGGCTGTGGGAGCAGGTGCACTCTGGCTTTGGCCGCCGCTTCCGCAGGATGCGAGAACCAAGGTCAGTGCTGCCACCAGCATAAGGCTCAAAATCTTTTTGACTTTTTTCATTTTACGTAAAATCCTCCATTGCTTTAATTTATATAATTACCTGCTTTGGCCCATTCTTACCGGGCTTATTATTGCGTCCCTGCGCTTTTGCAAAAAGCTGATCAGCGTATAAAATACAATAATAAACACATAAGGAATGAGCTCCACCAGATAAGGATCCGTGTTGTTATTCTGCTGATAAATGGATAATGCGTTCCCAAAGCCGTAAAGCAGTGAAGAAGCTATCGCCAGCAGCGGGTTGCTTGCAGCCATGGCGTTGGTGGCCAACGCAATATAGCCCCGGCCCGCAACCATCCCGGAAGTAAAGCGGGAAACATAGCCCATAGAAAGGTAAATACCACCCAAAGAGGCGAACAGCCCGCTCAAAAGCAGCGCCTTATAGCGAATGTCATTGACCTTGATACCCACTGATTCGGCCGCCGCAGGCATCTCACCCACCGCACGCACCTTGATGCCGAATTTGGTGCGACCAAGCACAACAAAAAGCACAATTGCAGAGATAAACGCGACATAGGTAAAAACATTATGCCCAGAAAGAACCTTGCCCACCACCGGAATCTCCGAAACCAGCGGAATGGGAACCGAAGGAAAGGCCGAGGAGGGCAGGGCGTTGGTGCTGGTTTTATCCCCTGTAATGGTGTAAAGGAGGAATACCGAGCCGCCTGTGCAGGCAAGATTCAGCGCCACACCCGCAATGATGCGGTTTGCGCCCAGCCGCATGACAGAAAAAGCCAACAGCATGGTGACCAGAATGCCCGCAGCCATTCCGCAAAGCAGACCAATGTAGATGCTGCCGGTAAATCCACAGCCCAGTGCGCCAAACAACGCCGACACGGTCATGCTTCCCTCCAGCCCCAGATTCATAAGCCCTGAGGCGTTGGCAATCAGCGCCGCCAAGGTGGCGAACAGGATAGGGGTCGTGCAGCGCAGCACCATATACCAAAAATCTTCTGTTAAAAAAATGCTCACAGTTTTCTACCTCTCTGCCACAGCGGCGTTGCTAAGGGCCTCCCGCTCTTCCATCCGCTTTTTCAGCCCGTAGAGAAATCGCTCCGAAGCAATCAGCAGAATCACAAGCCCTTGAATGATGGCAACCAGCTCGGTGGCCACCTTGGCATTGCGGCTCATCACATTGGCACCAACCCGGATATAGGCCAGAAAGAAGGCGGCCAGTGGAATGTTTCTGACTTTCTTCCCGGCCAGAAGGTTAATGAGTATGCCGTCCCACACATAGCTGGGGGCCACATTCCACTCAAACTTGGTGTAAGCGCCGATCATGTGGATGGAACCGCCCAGACCGGCCAGCATACCGCCAATCAGCTGGGATGCGGCAATCACGCCGCCCACCGGGATACCGGCATATTTAGCAAAAGCCGCATTGGAGCCGGTGATGGAAAGCTCCCGCCCATAACGGGAACGGTTCATAACCAACCACATAACAACCACAGCGGCAATCATCAGGATCAGCCCATAATGAATACTGGTCTGGGGAATGAGTGTGCCCAGAGTGGCTGTTTCCTGAAAGGAGATGGAATAGGAACCGTTGTTGGTGTCGATATAGGTATTCCGAATAATCCAGTAGCCCAGATTGAAGGCCACATAGTTCATCATCAGCGAAACAACCAGCTCATTGGCCCCTGTTGCACGCTTGAGCAGCACAGGAATAAGGCTGACCAGCCCGCCAACCACAGTGCCCGCCACAATAATCACAATCTGATGCACCCCCGCCGGGAGAGGCATCCCAATTGCGATCAAAGCAGATACCACCGCCGAAAGATACAAAGAACTGTCGGCAGACATAGAAAACAAGCCGCTTTTGTGCATGACATTAATCGCCATGCCGGAGAAAACCAGCGGAATCAAATCCACGATTACCTTAGAAACATTCCGCCGGGTGCTCAGCGCTCCAAGGAAGAAATTCTGGATTGCCTTCCCGGGATCATCGGCCACCAGTGTAATGATAATGGCCGCAATCAGAAAGGAAAGCGCAACCGCTGTTCCCACCCGCATAATATTATACCAACCGTTTTTCTTGCTCTTGCCCATTGTCGTTTCCTCCCTGTGCGCGGGCTATGCCGTGGCCAGCTTTTCTTGATCATCCTGCTTGAGGCCCAGCATATAAAGGCCCAGCTCTTCCTCGGTGGTGTTCTTCACATCGCTTACCACACCCACAACCTTGCCTTCGCAGACGATGATGATGCGGTCGCTGAGAGCGGTCAGCTCGGTCAAGTCTGCACTGACCAGCAGGAGGGCTTTTTCTTTATCCCTCATCTCCAAAATCTTCTTGTGAATAAACTCCATAGCGCCAACATCCACACCTCGGGTGGGTTGGTTGAGGACAATCATATCAGCATTACTCTCGAATTCCCGGGCAACAATGGCTTTTTGAATATTGCCTCCGGAAAGGCTCTTGATGCTGGTATCCAGACTGGAAGTAACAATCTGATAATCCCCAACCGCCTTGACAGAAAAAGAATCGATTTCCCGGTTGTTCAGCAGCCCCAAGGAGCCGGAAAACTTCCGCAGGAAAGTGGCAATCAAATTATCCCGCACACTCAGCTCGGGGGCACTGCCGTTATAGGCCCGATCCTCGGAGATGTGGGCCATGCCTGCATCACGCACAGTCTTTACAGAATGGTTGGCAATGTTGCTGCCCTTAAAGAAAATCTCGCCGGATTCGGCGGAAAGATTGCCGGTTATAATATTCATGGCCTCCAACTGGCCGTTGCCCTCAATGCCCGCAACCCCCAACACCTCACCCCTATGCAGTGAAAAAGAAAGGTCTTTCAGCCGGTGGGTGCCGAATTTATCGTGATAGTTGAGCTTTTTGGCTTCGAAGATGGTTTCGCCGGGCTTGCAGGGAGCCTGATTGTATTCAATCACCACATCCCGGCCCACCATCAGGCGGGAAATATCCTGCACCGATACATCGGCAACCGAATAGGTTCCAATGGATTTTCCGGCTTTGAGCACGGTGAGCCTATCACAAATCTGCTTGACCTCCCCCAGCTTGTGGGAGATGAAAATGATGGTGTAGCCTTCATGCTTCAGGTTGACCAGCTGGGTAAACAGCTCATCAGTCTCCTGGGGAGTCAGCACCGCTGTGGGCTCGTCCAGTATGATAATGCGGGCGCCCCTGTACATGGTTTTGAGAATCTCCAGCTTTTGCTTCATACCGATGGAGATATCCCGCACCTTTTTTTCGGCATCCACTTGCAGGTTATACTTTTGGGAGATGGCCTTGGTCTGCTCAACAGCCTTTTTACGGTCAACAAACAGGCCGTTGGAAGGCTCCATACCCAAGGTCAGATTCTCCGCCACTGTAAGAGAGGGCACCAGCATTGTGCTCTGCTGAACCATGCCGATTCCGTGTGAAATCGCATCCTGACTGGAAGTGAAGCGAACCTCCTCTCCACTAAGAAGAATGCGGCCGCTTGTAACATCTTCAATCCCGAAGAGACACTTCATCAGTGTGGATTTTCCTGCGCCGTTTTCGCCCACAAGAGCATGAATCTCCCCCTTGCGGATATCAAAGCTGATCTCATGGTTTGCCAATACGCCGCCCGGATATATCTTGGTCAGCTTATCGATTTGCAGCAATATCTCGTTTTCCACGCTTCCACCCCTTCGCTCTATTTCATAGAAAGCCAGCTATCAAGATAGGTCTGCTTATCCTGCTGGAAATTCTCGTTTCGCATTCTGAGCTCCGGGTTCTCAATCAGCTCTAAAACCGAAAGCAAGATCGCCTTGGCAGTATCCAGATAAGTCAACTTTTTATCGGTAATCACAAAGTGGTTGCTGTGGATTCTGCCCTCGTATCCGGCATAGCCAAGCTGAATGGTGGGGATAAGAAAGCCCACATCCCCCATATCACCGGAGGCACCGGA is a window from the Oscillospiraceae bacterium MB08-C2-2 genome containing:
- a CDS encoding oligopeptide/dipeptide ABC transporter ATP-binding protein, with translation MHENKVPLLEVQNLSKFFPVKSKTLFGPSQKVHAVEDVSFTLYEGETMGIVGESGSGKSTLARAILALTKTSGGKVLYEGKEITNFKKCDAANLRRQMQMIFQDPYASLNPKIKVGDAIAEPMLHYGLAKSKADAKAQVQELLQTIGLQPEVYDRFPHEFSGGQRQRIGIARALATQPRLLFCDESVSALDVSVQAQILNLFNELKRQRNLTYVFIGHDLAVVRYISDRILVMYLGKVMEIAPYDALFGEDTHPYTQALISAIPEPSTASRQERILLQGDIPSPVNPPNGCRFCQRCFKAEPVCFEKEPKLLEVGEGHYVRCHFAREGGNQ
- a CDS encoding ABC transporter ATP-binding protein, which codes for MPAIVEFKEYSMGFLDDDGQVFNLLDRVSFNVEPGRALGIVGESGCGKSMTSLSMMRLLPDAAVVQGGEILFEGRNLLEMDEREIAKVRGNRISMIFQEPMTALNPVLTIGFQISEIVRLHHPQLAQQEVEKRVMEVLTAVGISNPETRLSQYPHEFSGGMRQRVMIAMAIINEPALLIADEPTTALDVTVQAQILDLMRHLKGSGGLVVITHNLGVVAEICEEIVVMYAGRAVERGTLAAVFDNPLHPYTKGLMASVPTIRSSKEPLYTIPGTVPTVYDFGSGCRFADRCAHYMDQCSDEVPPLKQVGSDHLVQCWLNFEGEVTGDA
- a CDS encoding cyclic nucleotide-binding domain-containing protein: MKIIDDLSLLEFYIEKYGLQEYFTKNLTQIAALHQYDADEMLAHEGQLCEYIWILVKGECMAYVYTANNKIHCECYFKDVSLLGEAATLWNEPPMNNVRTLTECHMVSIFAPQYRETLLNDNKFLRFAAYTLALHVRQNVVHFDPLETRLAGFILDAHKNGVFRYNLTQCADIMETSYRHLMRVLRIMCDSGILIKGERGDYHISDCDHLRQVAKGDIKLKEP
- a CDS encoding BMP family ABC transporter substrate-binding protein encodes the protein MKKVKKILSLMLVAALTLVLASCGSGGQSQSAPAPTASESAESAAESAAPAGEKLKLVVCVGWINDLSFYQSTYEGSQKVLAELGDKYEVEVVEMGTDNAVWPDAFYDAADNGADIIVSVGYQNKEAFETIPKEYPDTKFILFDQELDFSAGGLDNVLSIVFDANEAGFLSGAAAGYYTTSEQGNPDKKIGFVGAYDSATINNFLVGYAEGARYVDPEIEVSTAYIGGFSDTAKAKDLAKAQIAGGADVMFQVAGGAGNGVFEAVTENGGVAIGVDSDQFVTLKGTGLEGSIMTSCLKEVGNALFKLCSDYAADPASVAFGENVVYGLGENAVGIVYNENLTKYIGEENVTKIKELQDKIAKGEIKVTSAIGLSADEIKKVVAGK
- a CDS encoding ABC transporter permease, whose amino-acid sequence is MSIFLTEDFWYMVLRCTTPILFATLAALIANASGLMNLGLEGSMTVSALFGALGCGFTGSIYIGLLCGMAAGILVTMLLAFSVMRLGANRIIAGVALNLACTGGSVFLLYTITGDKTSTNALPSSAFPSVPIPLVSEIPVVGKVLSGHNVFTYVAFISAIVLFVVLGRTKFGIKVRAVGEMPAAAESVGIKVNDIRYKALLLSGLFASLGGIYLSMGYVSRFTSGMVAGRGYIALATNAMAASNPLLAIASSLLYGFGNALSIYQQNNNTDPYLVELIPYVFIIVFYTLISFLQKRRDAIISPVRMGQSR
- a CDS encoding ABC transporter permease, which codes for MGKSKKNGWYNIMRVGTAVALSFLIAAIIITLVADDPGKAIQNFFLGALSTRRNVSKVIVDLIPLVFSGMAINVMHKSGLFSMSADSSLYLSAVVSALIAIGMPLPAGVHQIVIIVAGTVVGGLVSLIPVLLKRATGANELVVSLMMNYVAFNLGYWIIRNTYIDTNNGSYSISFQETATLGTLIPQTSIHYGLILMIAAVVVMWLVMNRSRYGRELSITGSNAAFAKYAGIPVGGVIAASQLIGGMLAGLGGSIHMIGAYTKFEWNVAPSYVWDGILINLLAGKKVRNIPLAAFFLAYIRVGANVMSRNAKVATELVAIIQGLVILLIASERFLYGLKKRMEEREALSNAAVAER
- a CDS encoding ABC transporter ATP-binding protein; protein product: MENEILLQIDKLTKIYPGGVLANHEISFDIRKGEIHALVGENGAGKSTLMKCLFGIEDVTSGRILLSGEEVRFTSSQDAISHGIGMVQQSTMLVPSLTVAENLTLGMEPSNGLFVDRKKAVEQTKAISQKYNLQVDAEKKVRDISIGMKQKLEILKTMYRGARIIILDEPTAVLTPQETDELFTQLVNLKHEGYTIIFISHKLGEVKQICDRLTVLKAGKSIGTYSVADVSVQDISRLMVGRDVVIEYNQAPCKPGETIFEAKKLNYHDKFGTHRLKDLSFSLHRGEVLGVAGIEGNGQLEAMNIITGNLSAESGEIFFKGSNIANHSVKTVRDAGMAHISEDRAYNGSAPELSVRDNLIATFLRKFSGSLGLLNNREIDSFSVKAVGDYQIVTSSLDTSIKSLSGGNIQKAIVAREFESNADMIVLNQPTRGVDVGAMEFIHKKILEMRDKEKALLLVSADLTELTALSDRIIIVCEGKVVGVVSDVKNTTEEELGLYMLGLKQDDQEKLATA